One part of the candidate division WOR-3 bacterium genome encodes these proteins:
- a CDS encoding FlgD immunoglobulin-like domain containing protein, which yields MCLIILFILSEYQPQTLAVPPFEHTFGFYRASKYYLRLFIGPNFDYNDPQGITAVKLKELDDPRTKRDDDELTVFAVNSGSGQIVYNIGLKEVRVYGNEKIFSQPKGIVANEDGLIALADFGNRRVVKLQYTKGKLEIIGEIKLPGRPFGVSFDSKNNLYVTDYDNSKIYVYSPEDSLIKSFGKEGQAYGEIYHPMGIAVIDAAAPHNHYRDEFIVITDNDGKRVSRFATSGRFLNSVYSFEIGFAEANFLYCAIDYFGNIYITDEKNDQIHKFDHQLTYIISEGRTGTGQGEFHSPRGITINRRYGQVFITEKEGGQYLWIAIDAIFVGCFPKVFTQTQPGTTLALYVTDEARIDIDIYDQTGKKIGNLIDGLKKPPGEVLIVWDGRDQNGNVVPPGEYEFRITVRARHGHGTRIKKYLRGIVKCIAS from the coding sequence GTGTGCCTGATTATTCTCTTTATCCTTAGTGAGTATCAACCCCAGACCTTGGCGGTTCCACCATTTGAACATACCTTTGGTTTTTATCGCGCCTCCAAGTATTACCTCCGTCTCTTCATCGGTCCGAATTTTGATTATAATGACCCTCAAGGCATTACCGCTGTAAAATTAAAAGAACTTGATGACCCCCGGACCAAGCGTGATGACGATGAACTTACAGTCTTTGCCGTAAATTCAGGGTCCGGGCAGATTGTTTATAATATTGGTCTAAAGGAAGTAAGAGTTTATGGGAACGAAAAGATTTTTTCCCAGCCTAAAGGGATTGTGGCTAATGAAGACGGATTGATTGCGCTTGCCGATTTCGGTAACCGACGGGTCGTCAAATTACAATACACCAAAGGTAAATTAGAGATAATAGGTGAGATAAAACTTCCTGGACGCCCATTTGGTGTCAGTTTTGATTCAAAAAATAATCTTTATGTAACCGACTACGATAATTCAAAGATATATGTCTATTCGCCAGAGGATTCATTGATAAAATCCTTTGGCAAGGAAGGACAGGCGTATGGTGAGATATACCATCCGATGGGGATAGCAGTCATCGATGCTGCCGCTCCCCATAATCATTATCGTGATGAGTTTATTGTCATTACTGACAACGATGGTAAACGGGTTTCCCGTTTTGCTACTTCGGGCCGATTTCTAAACTCGGTTTATAGTTTTGAAATCGGCTTCGCTGAGGCAAATTTTCTTTACTGTGCGATTGACTACTTTGGGAATATTTATATCACCGATGAAAAGAATGACCAAATCCATAAGTTTGATCATCAGCTGACTTATATCATCTCCGAAGGTCGGACCGGAACCGGACAGGGCGAATTTCATTCTCCGAGAGGAATTACTATCAATCGGCGCTATGGTCAGGTTTTTATAACTGAGAAAGAAGGTGGACAATATCTCTGGATCGCCATAGATGCTATCTTTGTGGGTTGTTTTCCTAAAGTGTTTACTCAAACACAGCCAGGAACCACACTTGCCCTTTATGTCACGGATGAAGCCCGGATTGATATTGATATCTATGATCAGACAGGTAAGAAAATAGGTAACCTGATTGACGGATTAAAAAAACCCCCTGGGGAAGTGCTTATTGTCTGGGATGGGCGTGACCAAAACGGCAATGTCGTGCCACCGGGTGAGTATGAATTCCGTATCACAGTGCGGGCACGTCATGGCCATGGTACAAGAATAAAAAAATATTTAAGAGGGATAGTGAAATGCATCGCATCATGA
- a CDS encoding small multi-drug export protein: MNPQELVARGFSPEWAVFLTSMIPVVELRGALPLAINLFKIPWPRAFLISFLGNILPVPFILYFLKPITNILSRLILFKRFFDWLFTRTRRKSAMIEKYEEVGLMLFVAIPLPGTGAWTGALLAYLLDLDYKKALFYIALGVFMAGIIVTSLCLMGWIGAIIAGCGILLFSLLRILK, encoded by the coding sequence ATGAATCCTCAAGAACTCGTAGCCCGAGGATTCTCCCCTGAATGGGCAGTCTTTTTGACTTCCATGATTCCAGTGGTAGAATTGCGGGGGGCACTGCCTCTGGCAATCAATCTTTTTAAAATTCCCTGGCCCCGGGCATTTTTGATTTCGTTCCTGGGCAACATCCTGCCTGTTCCCTTTATCCTTTATTTTTTGAAACCCATCACCAATATTTTGTCTCGCCTCATTTTATTCAAAAGATTTTTTGATTGGTTATTCACACGCACCCGCAGGAAAAGCGCAATGATTGAGAAATACGAGGAAGTCGGTCTCATGTTATTCGTCGCCATCCCTCTCCCCGGGACTGGTGCCTGGACTGGTGCGCTTTTAGCCTATTTGCTAGACCTTGATTATAAAAAAGCCCTCTTTTATATCGCCCTCGGGGTTTTTATGGCTGGAATTATTGTCACCTCCTTATGTCTTATGGGTTGGATTGGAGCAATCATTGCTGGCTGCGGGATACTATTATTTTCTTTGTTAAGAATTCTTAAATAA
- a CDS encoding Ig-like domain-containing protein — MVRRHCFYLLFIIISLFCAHKAPPLRIDRVDPKLTRVIPFYSHQIILNFSEEIDSLSMNPENFLIYTEKETLEIIYVTHGNTPDQIFIFTPTMRPGEYNLQGRVYDRSGRSGFFKTKFISSTKKDTIPPLPVSYSKGPKSKKFVVEYSEPMDTSSLKFYIVPAKKIPPIWRNLKTLLLDPGSDSFNYDTTYYLFIQEIKDLAGNAAPPFITTITPDSLYKPLFIRGKAVVNDTPLINGIGILTRTRPLGISTVEKGEFLFEVRDSSNYYLQILGANCYGADSVSVVKENLIKLLPGVVNIDSLIY, encoded by the coding sequence ATGGTAAGACGGCACTGTTTTTATCTACTGTTCATTATTATCTCTTTATTCTGTGCCCATAAAGCCCCACCTTTACGCATCGACCGGGTCGATCCAAAGCTTACCCGGGTGATCCCATTTTATAGCCATCAAATCATTCTCAATTTTTCCGAGGAGATAGATTCTCTAAGCATGAACCCGGAAAACTTTTTGATTTACACGGAAAAAGAGACCTTAGAGATTATATATGTAACCCATGGAAATACTCCGGATCAGATTTTTATTTTCACCCCAACAATGCGACCGGGAGAGTATAATCTGCAGGGGCGGGTTTATGACCGGAGTGGACGGAGTGGTTTTTTTAAAACAAAATTCATCTCTTCAACAAAGAAAGACACCATTCCTCCCCTTCCGGTCTCTTACTCAAAAGGACCCAAATCAAAAAAATTTGTCGTGGAATATTCCGAACCAATGGATACAAGTTCTCTGAAATTTTATATCGTCCCTGCAAAAAAAATCCCCCCTATCTGGCGAAATCTAAAAACCCTATTGCTTGACCCTGGGAGTGATTCATTCAATTATGATACAACTTACTATCTATTCATCCAGGAGATTAAGGATTTAGCAGGAAATGCTGCACCACCATTTATCACCACCATCACTCCGGATTCATTATACAAACCTTTATTCATAAGGGGAAAAGCAGTAGTAAATGATACACCGCTGATCAATGGGATTGGCATTCTTACGCGGACCAGGCCGTTGGGAATAAGCACAGTTGAAAAGGGGGAATTTTTGTTTGAAGTGCGCGACAGCAGTAATTATTACCTCCAAATCTTGGGTGCTAATTGTTACGGCGCCGATTCGGTATCGGTAGTAAAAGAAAATTTAATCAAACTGTTGCCTGGAGTTGTTAACATTGATTCCCTTATTTATTAG
- a CDS encoding DUF2520 domain-containing protein: MKVALIGCGRVGITLGYFLKKANHLFGIYDRDRKKLHLALRLLKIKNNPDYGELIKNSEVLLFATPDDEILKAYKQARKYIKDKKYLFHCSGLLPAEIFPKDKFVVRASAHPFATFPVITLPPLQKKYFLFLQGDKGCQKIARMIFPSKYFFIRPMKKGKKGLYHLTGVFASNLLVALGTGIKMMTKKLNWQKNDFYTIILPLMQQTIDNIKKYGLRKALSGPIARGDIKTIKAHLQILQKDPALKEVYRTLSRLIIPYGPLKAQSHLKKLLKMN; this comes from the coding sequence ATGAAAGTAGCCCTCATCGGCTGCGGCCGGGTTGGAATAACCCTGGGATATTTTCTAAAAAAGGCAAACCACCTCTTTGGAATCTATGACAGAGATAGAAAAAAATTGCACCTGGCGTTGCGCCTTCTGAAAATAAAAAATAATCCTGATTATGGAGAGTTAATCAAAAATTCAGAAGTGTTGCTGTTTGCCACTCCTGACGACGAAATTTTGAAGGCGTATAAGCAGGCCCGAAAATATATCAAAGACAAAAAATATTTATTTCACTGCAGCGGGTTACTACCGGCTGAAATCTTCCCAAAGGATAAATTTGTCGTCCGGGCTTCAGCCCATCCTTTTGCTACCTTTCCTGTTATTACCTTGCCCCCGCTCCAAAAAAAGTACTTTTTATTCCTCCAAGGTGATAAAGGATGCCAAAAAATTGCCCGGATGATATTTCCCAGTAAATATTTTTTCATCCGTCCCATGAAAAAAGGGAAGAAGGGTTTGTATCATTTAACCGGTGTCTTCGCCAGCAATTTACTCGTTGCGCTGGGAACTGGTATCAAGATGATGACCAAAAAACTCAATTGGCAGAAAAATGATTTCTATACTATTATTCTTCCTCTCATGCAACAAACGATTGATAATATTAAAAAATACGGACTCCGCAAGGCATTGAGTGGACCCATTGCCCGGGGTGATATCAAAACCATCAAAGCACACCTCCAAATTTTACAGAAAGACCCGGCTCTCAAGGAGGTATATCGTACGCTCTCCCGTTTGATTATCCCTTACGGACCTCTGAAGGCTCAGTCCCACTTAAAGAAACTTTTGAAAATGAATTGA